Proteins encoded by one window of Dreissena polymorpha isolate Duluth1 chromosome 11, UMN_Dpol_1.0, whole genome shotgun sequence:
- the LOC127849907 gene encoding potassium voltage-gated channel subfamily H member 2-like, producing the protein MTSDINRCFRSFKDSRSDETTEGSEAPSTLDRASGMGTSFRRQQPEFVILHYSPFKAVWDWIVLVLVLYTAVFTPYQTAFLLNEEDATMRRNRDSGTRTESPESSRANPLVIIDLIVDLMFIADIFINFRTSYLHNGEVVMNQKRIAINYLKGWFVIDTIAALPFDLLLFGSGTSDICVR; encoded by the exons ATGACATCCGATATTAATCGATGTTTCCGGTCTTTCAAGGACTCGAGATCCGATGAGACAACTGAGGGCAGCGAGGCGCCATCGACGCTGGACCGCGCTTCCGGTATGGGCACATCCTTCCGGCGCCAACAGCCCGAATTTGTCATTCTTCATTACAG CCCATTTAAGGCGGTGTGGGACTGGATTGTACTGGTTTTAGTCTTGTACACGGCGGTGTTTACACCTTACCAAACCGCGTTTCTCCTGAACGAAGAAGACGCCACCATGCGGCGTAACCGTGATTCCGGAACGCGCACGGAAAGTCCCGAGTCTTCCCGAGCTAACCCACTCGTGATCATTGACTTGATTGTCGACTTAATGTTTATAG CGGACATTTTTATCAACTTCCGGACCTCgtatcttcacaatggcgaggtGGTGATGAACCAGAAGCGTATAGCAATCAACTATCTCAAGGGCTGGTTCGTCATTGACACCATTGCCGCTCTTCCTTTCGATCTGCTGCTTTTTGGGTCCGGCACAAGTGAC